The sequence below is a genomic window from Clostridium sp. BJN0001.
CTTCAATTTCATCCATTACTTTTTTGTAATCTTCTTTATTTGAAATTACAGTTACATCTTGGAAATTCTTAGCAGCAGCTCTTAACATTGTTGGTCCACCAATATCTATGAATTCAACCTTTTCTTCAAATGATAAATCTTCTTTAACTTTTTCAAAGAATGGATATAAATTTACAACAACATAATCAATTGGATGAATATTGTTTTCTTTTAAAGTATCCATATGTTCTTTTTTATCTCTAATAGCTAAAATTCCTGCATGTACTAATGGGTGAAGTGTTTTTACTCTTCCATCTAACATTTCAGGGAAATTAGTTACCTCTTGAATTTCAATTACATCTATTCCATTATCTTTTAAATACTTATATGTACCACCTGTTGAAACTATTTCAACATCTTTAGAAATTAAAAATTTAGCAAAATCTAAAATTCCATCCTTATCAAAAACACTTATTAAAGCTCTTTTTTTCATCAAAATTCCTCCTAATTTTCATTAAGTTTAACTCGCCCATTTATTATTTGAGTTTTACCTTCACTTATAAGTTTTATTGCTTTAGGCAAAATCTTATGTTCTTCAATTAAAATTCTTTTCTGAAGTGTTTCAGGATCATCTTCAAAATAAACTGGAACAGCCTTTTGGAGTATTATTGATCCTCCATCTACTTTTGAATTTACAAAATGAACTGTACATCCTGAATATCTTACACCACTTTTAATTACAGCCTCATGCACATGAAGTCCATACATCTTAGGGCCACAAAAAGATGGAATAAGAGATGGGTGTATATTGATTATTTTATCAGAAAACTTTTCTAATATTTTACCATCTAAAATTGATAAAAAGCCTGCAAGAACAATCAAATCTACTTTTCCATCTACAAGCTCTAATATTTTATCTGAAGATTTTTCTCCATATTCTTTTTTTGAAACAACATATGTTTTTATATTATGGGATTTTGCTCTTTCAAGAGCAAAAATCCCATCCTTACTTCCTATTACCATCTCAAGTTTTACATTGAGATATTTACTTTCAGCTGCATCTATTATTGACTGAAGGTCTGTTCCGCCACCTGAAACAAGTACTGCTATTTTAAACAAACACCTTCACCCCCAGAGATTACGCTTCCAATTTTGTAAGCTTTTTCTCCCATTTCATTTAATTCATTTATTATACTTTCTGCATCTTTATTATCTACTGCAAGAACAAATCCAATACCCATATTGAATGTATTATACATATGTTCTTTATCTACACCTTTTTCAACAATTTTGTCAAATATATGAGGCATTTCGTACGAATCTTTCTTTATTACAGCAGTTAAATTTCTTCCATTAAACATTCTTGGAACATTTTCAATAAATCCTCCTCCTGTTACGTGAGCCATTCCTTTTATATCAAATTTTTCAAGAAGTTTAAGTACAGGTTTTACATATATTTTAGTTGGTTCTAAAAGTGTTTTCCAAACAGGTCTTCCTTCAAAATCTTCATCTAAATCTGTAAAAAGCTTTCTTACTAATGAATATCCATTTGAATGGATTCCTGATGAAGCTATTCCTATAAGTGCATTTCCTTCTTCTATTTTACTTCCGTCTATTATCTTATCTTTATCACATACTCCTACTGCAAATCCTGCAATATCATATTCACCTTCGCCATAAAATCCAGGCATTTCTGCAGTTTCTCCACCAATTAATGCACAATCTGAATCTACGCATCCGTCTGAAACTCCTTTTACAAGGTCAGATGACACTTTGGCTTCAAGCTTTCCACATGCAATATAATCAAGGAAAAATAGTGGCTTTGCTCCATGACATAGTATATCATTTACGCACATAGCAACACAGTCAATACCAACTGTATCATATTTTCTATTTTTAAATGCAATTTCAAGCTTTGTTCCAACTCCGTCAGTTCCTGAAATTAATACTGGTTTTTTATAGCCTTCTGGGATTTCAATCATTCCTGCAAAACTTCCAAGACCATTTAAAACATATTCACTCATTGTTCTCTTGGCATATTCCTTTATAAGTTTAACTGATTTATATCCTTCCTCTATATTAACTCCGGCTTCTTTATAAGTTATCATCTTTTTTCCTACCTTTCAGAATTTTCTACTGGTGCTGCTACGGGATACATTCCATTAAAACATCCCATGCAGAATTCATCTCTGTTTCCACAACTTTTTATTACACCCTGTTCACTTAAATATCCTACATAATCTGCGCCTATTATATCTCTAATCTCTTCAACTGAATGATTAGCTGCAATAAGTTCACTTCTATATGGAGTATCTATTCCAAAGTAACATGGGAATTTAACTCCTGGTGAAGCAATAAGAAAATTAATTTCTTTAACTCCTGCTCTTCTTAAAGATTCTATAAGATGTTTAGATGTTGTTCCTCTAACAATTGAGTCATCTATTAATACAATTTTTTTACCTTCTACATTTACCTTTAAAGGATTTAATTTTACAGCTACTGCTCTTTCTCTAAGTTCCTGCGATGGAGAAATAAATGTTCTTCCTACATATCTATTTTTGATAAATCCAATATCATAAGGAATTCCTGAAGCCTGAGAATAGCCAATTGCAGCAGGGATTCCACTGTCTGGAACAGCAACAACTAAATCTGCATCAATTGGATGCTCTTTATAAAGCTGCTTTCCTGCGTTTACTCTTGTTGTATGTACATTAAGTCCATCGATTTTAGAATCAGGTCTTGCAAAATATATATATTCAAAAGCACATGTTTGACACTTAGTATTTTCAGAATATCTATATGATTCTACACCATTTTCATCTATTACAACTATTTCGCCTGGTTCAATATCACGTACAAACTCAGCTCCTATAGCATCAAGAGCACAGCTTTCTGAAGCTAAAACATATCCTTCTTTAATTTTTCCAAGACATAAAGGTCTTATTCCATGAGGATCTCTTGCTCCTATAAGTTTATCTTTTGACATTATTGTAAGTGCAAACGAACCTCGTATAGCTTCCATTGCGTCTACAACAGCTCTTGCAAGGCCTTTTTTTGCATTTCTTGCTATAATACAAGCTATTACTTCAGAATCACTTGAAGTATGAAAAATGTGCCCTGCATCTTCTAAAAGTTCTCTTATGACATCGGCATTTACAAGATTACCGTTATGGGCCATAGCTATTGTTCCAACTTTTGAAGTAGTTAATATAGGCTGAGCATTTTCAATTCCTTTGCCTCCAGCTGTTGAATATCTTACATGTCCTACAGCAATGTGTCCTTTTAATTCTTTTACATTTTCCTCTGTAAATGCTTCAGTTATAAGACCTAATCCCTTATGAACTTCTATCTTTTCTCCATCTGCTACTGCTATTCCTGCGCTTTCCTGTCCTCTGTGCTGAAGTGCATAAAGACCATAGTATGTCATAGATGCAACATCAACAGGACTATTTACATAAACGCCAAAAACTCCACATTCATCTTTAAACTTATCCTGACTAGGATCCATAATTAATTCAAAATTCGGATTATTCATTAATACAGCCCTTTCACTTAAATTATTTTGAAATTCTCTTTAATATTTCTATATAAGCATCCTTAACATTTCCAAGATCTCTTCTGAATCTATCTTTGTCTAACTTTTCTCCAGTAGTTGCATCCCAGAATCTGCATGTATCTGGTGATATTTCATCAGCAAGAACAATGCTTCCATCACTGCATCTTCCAAATTCAATCTTGAAATCTACTAAATTAATGTTATCTTTTAAGAATGCTTCTTTAAGTATATCATTAATTTTCTTTGTCATCTTTAAAATTTGATCAATTTCTTCAAAAGTTGCAGCTCCTATTGCTACTGCATGATAGCTATTTATAAGAGGATCGTTTAATTCATCATTTTTATATGAAAATTCAAATACAGTTGTTTTAAGTTTAGTTCCTTCTTCAAGTCCTAATCTCTTAGCCATACTTCCTGCTGCTACATTTCTTACAATAACTTCAAGAGGTACTATCTGAACTTTTTTGCAAAGTTGTTCTCTATCATTTAGTTTTTTAATAAAATGAGTTTTTATTCCCTGTTCTTCTAATTTTTCAAATAATATAGAAGTAATTTCGTTATTCATAACTCCTTTATCTTCTATCTGACCTTTTTTAGCACCATTAAATGCTGTTGCATCATCTTTATAATAAATTACTACTTCATCTTTATTATCTGTAGCATAAACCTTCTTAGCTTTTCCTTCATATAACATTTCTTTCTTTTCCATTATAATTCCACTCCTTCAGCGTTATCTTTTATAAATTTTTCTTTCATGTTTTTTCTATATTCTATTAATTTATTTTTTAAATCTTCATTATTTACAGAAAGCATCTGTACTGCTAACATACCTGCATTAAAACTATTATTTATTCCAACTGTAGCAACTGGGATTGCTTTTGGCATCTGTACAATTGAAAATAATGCATCAAGTCCTTCAACGGCTGCTTTAACTGGTATACCTATTACAGGTAATACTGTTTGTGATGCTATAACTCCTGGAAGATGTGCAGCAAGTCCTGCTCCTGCAATTATTACTTTACATCCTTCTTTTTCAACGTTTCTAATTGTTTCCTCAAGTTTTTCTGGTACTCTATGTGCTGATAAAACATATGCTTTAAATTCTATTTTAAATTCTCTTAATGCATCTGCTGCACCTTTCATAACTTCAGTATCAGATTTACTTCCAAAAATTATTGATACTTCCAATTTGTGACCTCCTAAAATATATCTATAATATTTCTTAGCACCATATTATATGATGCTAAGTTTTTTTACTTATTTAAAATAATTAACTCCTGATTTGAATATCTTCTGATCAAAGTTACCTTCCATATTTCTATAAAGGTCTTCCCCGATTCTTTCAGAATGTCCCATCTTACCAAGTATTCTTCCATCAGGACTTGTTATTCCTTCAATAGCATCCATTGATCCATTAGGATTATATGGCATATCTAATGAAGCTTTTCCATCAAAATCAACATATTGTGTTGCTACCTGACCATTTTCAAATAACTTTTTAATTAAACTTTCTGGTGCAACAAATCTTCCTTCACCATGTGAAATTGCAACACTGTGGATATCACCGGCTTTAACTTCATTAAACCATGGTGATTTATTAGATACAATCTTTGTTCTTATTATTGATGACATATGTCTATCAATATTGTTATAAGTTAATGTTGCCATATCTTCTTTTATATCTACAATTTCGCCATAAGGAACTAATCCTAGTTTTATAAGTGCTTGGAAGCCGTTACAAATACCAAGCATAAGTCCATCTCTGTTCTTTAAAAGTTCCATTACTTGTTCTTTAACTTTTTCATTTCTAAATACATTTGCAATGAACTTTCCAGATCCATCAGGTTCATCTCCTGCTGAGAATCCTCCTGGTAGCATTATTATCTGTGATTTTTTAATCTCACTGCTTAATCTTTCAATTGATTCAACAAGTCCTTCTTTAGTAAGATTATTAAATACTACTAGAGAAGTTTCTGCTCCTTCTTTTTTGAATGCTCTTTCACAGTCATATTCACAGTTTGTTCCAGGGAATACTGGTATTACTACTCTTGGCTTTGCTGTCTTTATACAAGGTGAAATATTTTCTTTTCTTTCATATAAAGGAGTTTCAACTGTTTTTCCTGTTTCTTCAGTTTTTATTGGGAACACTTTTGATAGCTTTTCTTCATAAGCTTTTTCTATTTCATCAATTGATAATGAAATTCCATTTACTTCTATAGCTTTTTCTTTTTTAGTGTTTCCAACTTCTTTATATAATAAGCCATTAAACGCTTCTTTTATATCTACATCTTCTTTTACTTCTACTAAGACATCTCCGTAGTTAAATCCGAATAATTCATCAGATGTTAAATTCTTAAGATCTGCTCCTACTCTATTTCCAAGACTCATCTTAGATACATTCTCACAAACTCCTCCAAATTTAACTGCTGATGCAGAAATAACTTTTTCATCTTGTATTAATTTATAAAGTCCATCCATGTTATTTATAAACTTATCTATATCAATTGTCATATCATCTTTTTTCTCAGTAGTTAATAATACAAGTTTTGAACCTGCCTTCTTAAACTCTGGTGAAATTACTTTTGCTGCTTTTTCAACACCAACTGCAAAACTTACAAGGCTTGGTGGAACATCTAAATCATCAAAAGTTCCAGACATTGAATCTTTTCCTCCAATTGCTGCAATTTCAAGTCTCATTTGTGCTTCAAATGCACCAAGAAGTGCTGCAAATGGTTTACCCCATCTTTTTGGATCATTGCCAAGATGTTCAAAGTATTCTTGGAATGTTAAATGTGACTTTCTGAAATTACCACCCATAGAAACAAGCTTCGTAACACTTTCTATTACTGAATAATAAGCCATATGATAAGGGCTCCAAGCTCCTAGATATGGGTTAAATCCGTAAGTCATTAATGTTGCATCTTTACTTAATCCATTTAAAACTGGTATTTTAGCAGACATTCCTTCTGCAGGAGTTTTAGAATATTTTCCTCCAAATGGCATAAGTACTGTTCCGCCGCCAATTGTTGAATCGAATCTTTCAGATAATCCTTGTTCTGATGCTACATTTAATCTTCTTAAATTATCTATCCATGCTTTTTTAGTATCTTCTTTCTTAACTTCATATGGATATTCAGAAGGTGCATTAACTATA
It includes:
- the purN gene encoding phosphoribosylglycinamide formyltransferase — protein: MFKIAVLVSGGGTDLQSIIDAAESKYLNVKLEMVIGSKDGIFALERAKSHNIKTYVVSKKEYGEKSSDKILELVDGKVDLIVLAGFLSILDGKILEKFSDKIINIHPSLIPSFCGPKMYGLHVHEAVIKSGVRYSGCTVHFVNSKVDGGSIILQKAVPVYFEDDPETLQKRILIEEHKILPKAIKLISEGKTQIINGRVKLNEN
- the purM gene encoding phosphoribosylformylglycinamidine cyclo-ligase, giving the protein MITYKEAGVNIEEGYKSVKLIKEYAKRTMSEYVLNGLGSFAGMIEIPEGYKKPVLISGTDGVGTKLEIAFKNRKYDTVGIDCVAMCVNDILCHGAKPLFFLDYIACGKLEAKVSSDLVKGVSDGCVDSDCALIGGETAEMPGFYGEGEYDIAGFAVGVCDKDKIIDGSKIEEGNALIGIASSGIHSNGYSLVRKLFTDLDEDFEGRPVWKTLLEPTKIYVKPVLKLLEKFDIKGMAHVTGGGFIENVPRMFNGRNLTAVIKKDSYEMPHIFDKIVEKGVDKEHMYNTFNMGIGFVLAVDNKDAESIINELNEMGEKAYKIGSVISGGEGVCLK
- the purF gene encoding amidophosphoribosyltransferase, translated to MNNPNFELIMDPSQDKFKDECGVFGVYVNSPVDVASMTYYGLYALQHRGQESAGIAVADGEKIEVHKGLGLITEAFTEENVKELKGHIAVGHVRYSTAGGKGIENAQPILTTSKVGTIAMAHNGNLVNADVIRELLEDAGHIFHTSSDSEVIACIIARNAKKGLARAVVDAMEAIRGSFALTIMSKDKLIGARDPHGIRPLCLGKIKEGYVLASESCALDAIGAEFVRDIEPGEIVVIDENGVESYRYSENTKCQTCAFEYIYFARPDSKIDGLNVHTTRVNAGKQLYKEHPIDADLVVAVPDSGIPAAIGYSQASGIPYDIGFIKNRYVGRTFISPSQELRERAVAVKLNPLKVNVEGKKIVLIDDSIVRGTTSKHLIESLRRAGVKEINFLIASPGVKFPCYFGIDTPYRSELIAANHSVEEIRDIIGADYVGYLSEQGVIKSCGNRDEFCMGCFNGMYPVAAPVENSER
- the purC gene encoding phosphoribosylaminoimidazolesuccinocarboxamide synthase, whose translation is MEKKEMLYEGKAKKVYATDNKDEVVIYYKDDATAFNGAKKGQIEDKGVMNNEITSILFEKLEEQGIKTHFIKKLNDREQLCKKVQIVPLEVIVRNVAAGSMAKRLGLEEGTKLKTTVFEFSYKNDELNDPLINSYHAVAIGAATFEEIDQILKMTKKINDILKEAFLKDNINLVDFKIEFGRCSDGSIVLADEISPDTCRFWDATTGEKLDKDRFRRDLGNVKDAYIEILKRISK
- the purE gene encoding 5-(carboxyamino)imidazole ribonucleotide mutase — its product is MEVSIIFGSKSDTEVMKGAADALREFKIEFKAYVLSAHRVPEKLEETIRNVEKEGCKVIIAGAGLAAHLPGVIASQTVLPVIGIPVKAAVEGLDALFSIVQMPKAIPVATVGINNSFNAGMLAVQMLSVNNEDLKNKLIEYRKNMKEKFIKDNAEGVEL
- a CDS encoding phosphoribosylformylglycinamidine synthase; its protein translation is MSDIRTIFVEKKNGFNVEAQSLLRDFRENLGIKNLKNVRLINKYIIGDLKEDYYKKSLHTIFSEATVDTLTEGEIKIPDDEIAFAVEYLPGQYDQRADSASECLALLAEEDKITIKSAKIITLKGSISKEDLEKIKNYYINPVDSREVDINSKELSTVSNKPKDVQILDGFSKKSVKELEEFHKENGLAMSIDDLVMIQDYFKNEEKREPSITEIKVIDTYWSDHCRHTTFSTILENVEIEDHKYLKPLKKSYDEYLEVRKNLYTKKKKNKTLMDIALVAMKELKRTGKLNDLDISEEINACSINVTIDTDKGKEDYLVMFKNETHNHPTEIEPFGGAATCLGGAIRDPLSGRTYVYQAMRVTGAADPTVSIEKTLKGKLPQRKITLGAAHGYSSYGNQIGLATGGVYELYHPNYAAKRMEVGAVIAAAPKENVVREEPALGDVIILLGGRTGRDGVGGATGSSKEHTVSSLSECGAEVQKGNAPTERKLQRLFRNARIAKMIKRCNDFGAGGVSVAIGELCRGLDINLDKVTKKYEGLDGTELAVSESQERMAVVVSKENADEFIETANKENLEANLVANVTDTDRLRLFWRGKNIVDLKRTFLDTNGATQKTKVIVNAPSEYPYEVKKEDTKKAWIDNLRRLNVASEQGLSERFDSTIGGGTVLMPFGGKYSKTPAEGMSAKIPVLNGLSKDATLMTYGFNPYLGAWSPYHMAYYSVIESVTKLVSMGGNFRKSHLTFQEYFEHLGNDPKRWGKPFAALLGAFEAQMRLEIAAIGGKDSMSGTFDDLDVPPSLVSFAVGVEKAAKVISPEFKKAGSKLVLLTTEKKDDMTIDIDKFINNMDGLYKLIQDEKVISASAVKFGGVCENVSKMSLGNRVGADLKNLTSDELFGFNYGDVLVEVKEDVDIKEAFNGLLYKEVGNTKKEKAIEVNGISLSIDEIEKAYEEKLSKVFPIKTEETGKTVETPLYERKENISPCIKTAKPRVVIPVFPGTNCEYDCERAFKKEGAETSLVVFNNLTKEGLVESIERLSSEIKKSQIIMLPGGFSAGDEPDGSGKFIANVFRNEKVKEQVMELLKNRDGLMLGICNGFQALIKLGLVPYGEIVDIKEDMATLTYNNIDRHMSSIIRTKIVSNKSPWFNEVKAGDIHSVAISHGEGRFVAPESLIKKLFENGQVATQYVDFDGKASLDMPYNPNGSMDAIEGITSPDGRILGKMGHSERIGEDLYRNMEGNFDQKIFKSGVNYFK